Proteins from a genomic interval of Campylobacter concisus:
- a CDS encoding oxidoreductase: protein MLKDKVVVVTGGAGLIGKEFIKAIVENNGIAIIADINEKIGQEAKEALSKELNSKNIDFVKLDITSKDSLEACIKYLHDKYKRIDVLVNNAYPRNKNYGRHFFDVEYSDFIENLGLNLGGYFAASQQFARYFKEQGYGNIINICSIYGVVAPKFEIYNNTTMTMPVEYAAIKSGLIHLTKYMAKYFKGMNIKVNALSPGGIFDNQPEPFLEKYKDQCLNKGMLSNSDLKGTLVYLLSDMSRYVNGQNIVVDDGFSI from the coding sequence GTGTTAAAAGATAAAGTAGTTGTAGTTACTGGTGGAGCTGGACTTATTGGTAAAGAATTTATAAAAGCCATTGTTGAAAACAACGGCATAGCTATTATCGCTGATATAAATGAAAAAATAGGACAAGAGGCAAAAGAGGCGCTATCTAAAGAGCTAAATTCAAAAAATATAGACTTTGTAAAACTCGACATCACGTCTAAAGACTCTTTGGAAGCTTGTATAAAATATTTGCATGATAAGTATAAAAGGATAGATGTATTAGTAAATAATGCGTACCCTCGAAACAAGAACTATGGAAGGCACTTTTTTGATGTTGAGTATAGTGACTTTATAGAAAATTTGGGGCTAAATTTGGGTGGTTATTTTGCCGCATCTCAGCAGTTTGCAAGATATTTTAAAGAGCAAGGATATGGAAATATCATAAATATATGCTCAATCTATGGCGTGGTTGCTCCAAAATTTGAAATATATAACAACACAACAATGACTATGCCGGTTGAATATGCTGCCATAAAATCAGGACTTATACACCTTACTAAATATATGGCAAAGTATTTTAAAGGGATGAACATCAAGGTAAATGCGCTAAGTCCTGGCGGTATATTTGATAACCAGCCAGAGCCGTTTTTGGAAAAATATAAAGATCAGTGCCTAAACAAGGGCATGCTAAGCAATAGTGACTTAAAAGGTACCTTGGTATATCTACTTAGCGATATGAGTAGATATGTAAATGGTCAAAATATCGTAGTTGATGATGGATTTAGCATATGA
- the wecB gene encoding non-hydrolyzing UDP-N-acetylglucosamine 2-epimerase, producing the protein MKKILFIIGTRPEAIKILPIYIFFKKYNKFDIKICITAQHRKMLDDVMSFFGVKADYDLDLMRQNQILDELTSKILLGVSSILDEFMPNLVFVHGDTTTSFAASLASFYKRIDIAHIEAGLRTYDIYSPFPEEVNRQLTSKIAKYHFAPTLLAKQNLLRENIDEDNVFVVGNSVIDALFFTLDKLKKTTPCLDYTPSERKFILITGHRRENFGDNFLNICNSIKELAIKYSSDMDFVYPLHLNPNICEPAKKILSDIKNVYLIEPLKYESFVYLMSKAYIILTDSGGIQEEAPSFGKPVLVMRNNTERPEAVEAGTVRLVGTTGIADEVCKLVENVDEYNKFKNLKNPYGDGKTSNKIYEIIESLL; encoded by the coding sequence ATGAAAAAAATATTATTTATTATTGGTACTAGACCAGAAGCCATTAAGATCTTACCAATATATATTTTTTTTAAGAAATATAATAAATTTGATATAAAAATATGCATAACTGCACAACATAGAAAAATGCTTGACGATGTAATGTCCTTTTTTGGGGTTAAAGCAGACTATGACCTAGACCTTATGCGGCAAAATCAAATACTAGACGAGCTAACATCAAAAATTTTACTAGGAGTATCAAGTATACTAGATGAATTTATGCCAAATTTAGTATTTGTTCATGGTGATACAACTACTTCTTTTGCTGCATCATTAGCATCATTTTACAAAAGGATAGATATTGCCCATATAGAGGCTGGACTTAGAACTTATGATATTTATTCTCCATTTCCTGAAGAGGTCAACAGACAGCTAACGTCCAAAATAGCAAAGTATCATTTTGCACCGACTTTGCTGGCTAAGCAAAATTTATTAAGAGAAAATATAGATGAGGATAATGTTTTTGTAGTAGGCAATAGTGTAATAGACGCACTATTTTTTACACTAGATAAGCTAAAAAAGACAACTCCTTGCTTAGATTACACGCCAAGTGAAAGAAAATTTATTCTTATAACTGGCCATCGTAGAGAAAATTTTGGTGATAATTTTTTGAATATATGCAATTCAATAAAAGAATTAGCTATTAAATATAGTAGTGATATGGATTTTGTTTATCCGTTGCATCTTAATCCAAATATATGCGAGCCAGCTAAAAAAATATTATCAGATATAAAAAATGTTTATTTAATAGAGCCACTTAAATACGAAAGCTTCGTATATCTCATGTCAAAGGCATATATTATTTTGACTGATAGCGGTGGCATACAAGAGGAGGCGCCAAGTTTTGGCAAGCCTGTTTTAGTTATGCGTAACAATACAGAAAGACCAGAGGCTGTAGAGGCCGGAACTGTGAGGCTTGTTGGCACCACTGGGATCGCAGATGAGGTTTGTAAGCTTGTAGAAAATGTTGATGAATATAACAAATTTAAAAATTTAAAAAATCCTTACGGTGACGGAAAAACATCTAATAAAATTTATGAAATCATTGAGTCTCTTTTGTGA
- the neuC gene encoding UDP-N-acetylglucosamine 2-epimerase has product MRKICVVTSTRAEYGLLYWLLKEIKADSELELQLIVTGMHLSPEFGLTYKEIEKEFNIDKKVEILLSSDTSIGISKSMGLAQISFSEAYEELNPDIVVVLGDRYEIFSATSAAMIARIPIAHIHGGEATEGLIDEAIRHSITKMSHLHFTATNEYKNRVIQLGEHPDRVYNVGGMGVENVKRLKLLNKKEFEESINFKLNKKNILVTFHPVTLEDDTAEEQFQALLNAIDELENTNIIFTKANSDTDGRIINLMIDRYVSNNQDKSVCFTSLGQLRYLSALQYVDAVVGNSSSGLAEAPSFKIATVNIGDRQKGRIKASSVIDCKPDKNSILEAFNKVYSCEFQYVLKSVVNPYGNGCASKKIIEVIKKVDLTNILKKSFYDLKVDL; this is encoded by the coding sequence ATGAGAAAAATTTGTGTAGTAACAAGCACGAGAGCAGAGTATGGCTTGCTTTATTGGCTTCTAAAAGAAATAAAAGCGGATAGCGAGCTCGAGCTTCAGCTTATTGTTACTGGTATGCATCTAAGTCCTGAATTTGGGCTCACATACAAAGAGATTGAAAAAGAATTTAATATAGATAAAAAGGTTGAAATTCTTTTGTCATCGGATACATCTATAGGGATTTCAAAATCAATGGGGCTAGCTCAGATATCTTTTAGTGAAGCTTATGAAGAGCTTAATCCAGATATTGTTGTTGTGCTTGGTGATAGATATGAAATATTTAGTGCAACCAGTGCTGCAATGATAGCTAGAATTCCAATCGCTCATATACACGGCGGAGAAGCAACCGAGGGATTAATAGACGAAGCAATAAGGCATAGCATTACGAAAATGAGCCATTTGCATTTTACTGCAACCAATGAATATAAAAATAGGGTAATCCAGCTTGGTGAGCATCCAGATAGAGTTTATAATGTAGGTGGCATGGGAGTAGAAAATGTAAAAAGACTAAAACTCCTAAATAAAAAAGAGTTTGAAGAGTCAATAAATTTTAAGTTAAATAAAAAAAATATATTAGTTACTTTTCATCCTGTTACTTTGGAAGATGATACTGCGGAAGAGCAATTTCAAGCGTTATTAAATGCTATAGATGAGCTAGAAAATACAAATATTATATTTACGAAGGCAAATAGTGACACAGATGGAAGAATTATAAATTTAATGATTGACAGATATGTATCTAATAACCAAGATAAATCAGTTTGTTTCACTTCTCTTGGACAATTAAGATACTTGAGTGCTCTTCAGTATGTAGATGCAGTGGTTGGAAATAGCTCTAGCGGGCTTGCGGAAGCTCCTAGCTTTAAGATAGCTACCGTAAATATCGGAGATAGACAAAAGGGACGCATAAAGGCGTCTAGCGTAATTGACTGCAAGCCCGATAAAAATTCTATTTTAGAAGCTTTTAATAAGGTATATTCTTGCGAATTTCAATATGTTTTAAAAAGTGTAGTAAATCCGTATGGCAATGGGTGTGCTAGTAAAAAAATAATAGAAGTTATAAAAAAAGTGGATTTAACAAATATTTTGAAGAAATCATTTTATGATTTAAAGGTTGATTTATGA
- a CDS encoding cytidylyltransferase domain-containing protein, protein MYKNNSFLAIIPARGGSKGLPGKNIKELCGKPLVAWSIEAGLKSKYVDEVMTSTDDEKIAEISKKYGASVPFLRPSGLASDTATTFDTVKHTIDYYKNELKKEFDYIVLLEPTSPLREVCDIDMAIEILLESKADSIVGICKTESQNPAFLVSKNENGLISGYENKDMRVLRRQDIKDVYFFEGTIYVSKTDVLLDKKTFYHDNTIGYEVPKYKSLEIDDIEDFVMVEAIMNYKGYKK, encoded by the coding sequence ATGTATAAAAACAATAGTTTTTTAGCGATTATACCGGCAAGAGGTGGCAGCAAAGGGCTACCTGGTAAAAATATTAAGGAATTATGTGGAAAGCCACTTGTTGCATGGAGTATAGAGGCTGGACTAAAAAGTAAATATGTCGATGAGGTAATGACTAGCACTGATGATGAGAAGATTGCAGAAATTTCTAAAAAGTATGGCGCAAGTGTCCCCTTTTTAAGACCAAGTGGGTTGGCTAGTGACACAGCTACAACCTTTGATACCGTAAAACATACTATAGATTATTATAAAAATGAATTAAAAAAAGAGTTTGACTATATTGTTTTATTAGAGCCTACATCGCCTTTGAGAGAAGTTTGTGATATAGATATGGCTATTGAAATTTTACTAGAGTCAAAAGCTGATTCGATTGTTGGAATTTGCAAAACAGAGAGTCAAAATCCAGCTTTTTTGGTCTCAAAAAATGAAAATGGCTTAATTTCTGGATATGAAAATAAAGATATGAGAGTTTTAAGAAGGCAAGATATAAAAGATGTTTATTTTTTTGAAGGAACCATCTACGTTTCTAAGACAGATGTTTTGCTTGATAAAAAAACATTTTATCACGACAACACCATAGGCTATGAAGTTCCAAAATACAAATCGCTAGAGATAGATGATATTGAAGATTTTGTTATGGTTGAAGCGATAATGAATTATAAAGGTTATAAAAAATGA
- a CDS encoding GNAT family N-acetyltransferase produces MIVCYKEDRENFEARWQEYISENIHSPRYLNSYLDYMKFYSKDILSDESFVVVESNKSVGICFLPVEQVNGVVSISLSGYFTVAPLAISDRVYDIVFKEIFEISKNYNVGKIMFYLDSLVMEFFNKYNYLIKYGFIDATGSNCVIDLCGEKSALWTRLRKRYKSSINAIFKNSEYDFVVVSKENPSYEIHEAYRELHKKAAGRETRPKTTFDKQYEMLQNGNATIIGLRYKGQFIGLCYFLHASEVVVYMSGADDPEFTNMKIPIYHAILQKATEYFHDMGFKHMEYSQPAGYNLVDGFLDYLDEKQINIAHFKRGMGTKMVPLFRGVMYFDKNLLLKDIDSFREIVVREL; encoded by the coding sequence ATGATAGTGTGCTATAAAGAGGATCGTGAGAATTTTGAAGCTAGATGGCAGGAATATATCTCAGAAAATATTCACAGCCCAAGATATCTAAACTCATATCTGGACTATATGAAATTTTATTCCAAAGATATACTTAGCGATGAAAGCTTTGTGGTTGTTGAGAGCAACAAGTCTGTTGGAATTTGTTTTTTGCCAGTAGAGCAAGTAAATGGCGTTGTCTCTATATCTTTATCTGGATATTTTACAGTTGCTCCGCTTGCTATAAGCGATAGGGTTTATGACATAGTTTTTAAAGAAATTTTTGAGATAAGTAAAAATTATAATGTTGGCAAGATAATGTTTTATTTGGACTCTTTGGTTATGGAGTTTTTTAATAAATATAACTATCTTATCAAATATGGCTTTATAGATGCTACTGGCAGCAACTGCGTGATTGATCTTTGTGGTGAAAAAAGCGCTTTGTGGACGAGGCTAAGAAAACGATACAAATCATCCATAAATGCAATTTTTAAAAATAGTGAATATGACTTTGTTGTAGTATCTAAAGAAAATCCAAGCTATGAAATCCATGAGGCATATAGAGAGCTTCACAAAAAGGCCGCAGGTAGAGAGACAAGACCTAAAACAACCTTTGATAAGCAGTATGAAATGCTACAAAATGGCAATGCTACTATTATAGGATTAAGATATAAAGGCCAATTTATAGGTCTTTGCTATTTTTTACATGCAAGCGAAGTTGTTGTATATATGAGCGGCGCAGATGATCCAGAATTTACAAATATGAAAATTCCTATATATCACGCCATTTTGCAAAAAGCTACTGAGTATTTTCATGATATGGGTTTTAAGCATATGGAGTACTCTCAGCCTGCAGGGTATAACTTAGTGGATGGATTTTTAGATTATTTAGACGAAAAACAGATAAATATAGCACATTTTAAAAGGGGTATGGGTACAAAAATGGTGCCACTATTTCGAGGTGTAATGTACTTTGATAAAAATTTACTCTTAAAAGATATAGATAGCTTCAGAGAAATAGTGGTAAGAGAATTATAA
- a CDS encoding formyltransferase family protein, with translation MKILFIGTVEFSYKALKKLIELNAEIVGICTKKKSDFNSDFADLTPLCKKAGIPFKYIDDINSNENIAWIRSLSPDIIFCFGWSNLIKKDLLGLPKMGVVGYHPALLPKNRGRHPLIWALALGLNDSGSTFFFMTEGADDGDILSQEKIEILYEDDAKSLYNKVSNVALKQIETFLPKLQNNSFKTIKQNNDLANVWRKRGKVDGKIDFRMTSRAIYNLVRALTKPYVGAHVEYNGQDISIWKAEEVEFDQNNIEFGKVLENDGKSIVVKTYDKAIKIIDHDFKELPKVGEYI, from the coding sequence ATGAAAATTTTATTTATAGGTACTGTCGAGTTTTCATATAAAGCTTTAAAAAAGCTTATCGAACTAAACGCGGAAATAGTTGGAATTTGCACCAAAAAAAAATCTGATTTTAACTCTGATTTTGCGGATTTAACTCCACTTTGCAAGAAGGCAGGTATTCCGTTTAAATATATAGATGATATAAATTCTAATGAAAATATTGCTTGGATAAGAAGTTTAAGTCCGGATATTATATTTTGCTTTGGCTGGTCAAATTTAATAAAAAAGGATTTACTCGGTTTACCAAAAATGGGAGTTGTTGGATATCATCCAGCTTTGCTGCCAAAAAATAGAGGTAGACACCCGCTTATTTGGGCTTTGGCTCTTGGACTTAATGACAGTGGCTCTACATTCTTTTTCATGACAGAAGGTGCAGATGATGGGGATATATTGTCCCAAGAAAAGATCGAAATTTTATACGAAGATGATGCAAAAAGCCTATATAATAAAGTTTCAAATGTTGCACTAAAGCAAATAGAAACCTTTTTGCCAAAGCTACAAAACAATAGTTTTAAAACAATCAAACAAAATAATGATTTGGCTAATGTATGGAGAAAAAGAGGTAAGGTAGATGGAAAAATTGACTTTAGAATGACATCTAGGGCGATATATAATCTTGTTCGGGCGTTAACAAAACCTTACGTTGGAGCTCATGTGGAATATAATGGGCAAGATATATCTATATGGAAGGCAGAGGAAGTGGAATTTGACCAAAATAATATTGAATTTGGTAAAGTTCTAGAGAATGATGGCAAGAGTATTGTAGTAAAAACATACGATAAGGCAATCAAAATTATAGACCATGATTTTAAAGAACTACCTAAAGTCGGAGAATATATATGA
- a CDS encoding glutamate-1-semialdehyde 2,1-aminomutase — translation MTYQDRLLKAIPGGAHTYSRGFDQYPANAPQILKRGKGAYVYDENDREFLDYGMALRAVNLGYANEEINKAAIEQIEFGNNLTKPSMIELEAAELLIDMIDSVDMVKFTKNGSTATTAAIKLSRAYNGRELVARCAEHPFFSYDDWFIGSTQLTKGIPQKDTEGTKTFGYNNIESLERLFDEFPNQIACVILEPATTEHPKDNFLHKVRDLCHKNGAVFILDEMITGFRWHLKGAQYYYDIKPDLCTFGKAMANGFSVAAIAGKREIMQLGSIEFEGRERVFLLSTTHGAEMSGLGAFVAAMRFMKEHNVVEYIWDYGTKLITMINELAKKYEIERNFVAGGIECSPYYLTFDKNGQNSLGLRTLFSQEMIKNGVLIPWVALSYAHGENELAKTKNALEKTFEVYRKAVDEGYERYLVGSPIKPVFRKFN, via the coding sequence ATGACTTATCAAGATAGATTATTAAAAGCAATACCAGGCGGTGCCCATACTTATAGCAGAGGGTTTGACCAGTATCCAGCCAATGCCCCACAAATTTTAAAAAGAGGCAAAGGCGCATATGTATATGACGAAAATGATAGAGAATTTTTGGACTATGGAATGGCGCTTAGGGCTGTAAATTTAGGCTATGCGAATGAAGAAATAAACAAAGCTGCGATCGAGCAAATAGAATTTGGAAACAATCTAACTAAGCCTAGCATGATTGAGCTAGAGGCTGCTGAATTATTAATAGATATGATAGATAGTGTTGATATGGTTAAATTTACTAAAAATGGCTCAACAGCAACAACAGCAGCTATTAAACTTAGTAGAGCATACAATGGAAGGGAGCTGGTTGCAAGATGCGCAGAGCATCCATTTTTTAGCTATGATGACTGGTTTATTGGCTCTACGCAACTTACCAAGGGTATACCGCAAAAGGATACTGAAGGTACAAAAACGTTTGGCTATAACAACATTGAAAGCCTAGAGAGGCTTTTTGATGAATTTCCTAATCAAATAGCTTGTGTGATTTTAGAGCCAGCGACAACAGAGCATCCAAAAGATAACTTTTTACATAAAGTAAGAGATCTATGTCATAAAAATGGAGCAGTATTTATACTTGATGAGATGATAACTGGCTTTAGATGGCATTTAAAAGGGGCTCAATATTATTACGACATTAAGCCTGATTTGTGCACTTTTGGAAAGGCAATGGCAAATGGATTTTCAGTTGCGGCTATTGCTGGAAAAAGAGAGATAATGCAGCTTGGCAGTATAGAATTTGAAGGCAGAGAGAGAGTCTTTTTGCTATCAACAACACATGGTGCAGAGATGAGTGGTTTGGGCGCATTTGTTGCGGCTATGAGATTTATGAAAGAGCATAATGTGGTCGAGTATATTTGGGACTATGGCACAAAACTAATCACGATGATAAATGAGCTCGCAAAAAAATATGAAATCGAAAGAAATTTCGTAGCAGGTGGTATAGAGTGTAGTCCGTACTATTTGACCTTTGATAAAAATGGTCAAAATTCTTTAGGGCTAAGAACTCTTTTTTCTCAAGAAATGATCAAAAATGGTGTGCTTATTCCTTGGGTGGCACTTTCTTATGCTCACGGAGAAAATGAACTTGCAAAGACAAAAAACGCACTAGAAAAAACTTTTGAAGTTTATAGAAAGGCAGTTGATGAGGGATATGAAAGATATTTAGTAGGTAGCCCTATCAAGCCAGTGTTTAGAAAATTTAACTAA
- a CDS encoding PIG-L deacetylase family protein has translation MKNKILVVAVHPDDETLGCGGTLLKHKHNGDKIYWLICTKIDEGSDYYTTRENEIKQASDVYKFDGVFSLGLKTMRVDEYSMSELIGKVSKVINEVKPNIIYLPFRGDVHSDHRKIFEASYSCTKVFRYPFIKKIYMMETLSETEFAPSTKEDSFIPNSFVDISEYFEKKIEIMKIFKSEVAEHPFPRSEKNIRALAVLRGATCGCEYAESFMLLKEIL, from the coding sequence ATGAAAAACAAAATTCTTGTAGTAGCTGTTCATCCAGACGATGAGACATTAGGTTGTGGTGGTACGCTACTTAAACACAAGCATAATGGAGATAAAATTTATTGGCTTATTTGTACAAAAATAGATGAGGGTAGCGACTATTATACTACTAGGGAAAATGAGATAAAACAAGCTTCAGACGTTTATAAATTTGATGGTGTTTTTAGTTTGGGGCTTAAGACAATGCGAGTAGATGAGTATAGTATGAGCGAGCTTATAGGCAAAGTCTCAAAGGTAATAAACGAGGTAAAGCCAAACATCATATACCTTCCATTTAGAGGTGACGTGCATAGCGACCATAGGAAAATTTTTGAAGCGAGCTATAGTTGTACAAAGGTATTTAGATATCCATTTATCAAAAAGATATATATGATGGAGACATTAAGTGAAACTGAATTTGCGCCTAGCACAAAAGAAGATTCTTTTATACCGAATTCATTTGTTGATATAAGTGAATATTTTGAAAAAAAAATAGAAATTATGAAAATTTTTAAGAGCGAAGTTGCTGAGCATCCATTTCCAAGAAGTGAAAAGAATATAAGAGCTTTAGCTGTCTTAAGGGGGGCAACTTGTGGGTGTGAATATGCTGAAAGTTTTATGCTTTTAAAGGAAATTTTATGA
- a CDS encoding nucleotidyltransferase family protein, giving the protein MKNIESIKLKQNATIKEALGIIDSGAMQIALVVDGNDKLLGTLTDGDIRRGILRGLDLDSFIETIVYKEPAVAKISNTKEEILKIALSKKLHQIPIVDDNGIVLDLKEIEELVEPKIKTNKVILMVGGLGTRLRPLTQDTPKPMLKVGNKPILQTIVEKFAEYGFVNITMCVNFNADIIKDYFGDGKEFGVNIDYILEQKRMGTAGALSLLKERPNEPFFVMNGDLLTNVNFEHIFNYHTLNKATATMCVREYDYEVPYGVVKMNDNKIVEISEKPVQKFFVSAGIYMLSPEILDLIPQNEFYDMPTLFEKLIKLSKNVISFPIREYWLDIGRIEEYQKANEEYKEVF; this is encoded by the coding sequence ATGAAAAACATAGAAAGTATAAAGCTAAAACAAAATGCCACTATAAAGGAAGCCTTGGGGATTATAGATAGCGGAGCTATGCAGATAGCTTTAGTTGTTGATGGTAATGATAAGCTTCTTGGAACACTGACTGACGGCGATATAAGAAGAGGTATATTAAGAGGGCTAGACCTTGACAGCTTTATAGAGACGATCGTTTATAAAGAGCCGGCTGTTGCAAAAATTTCTAACACAAAAGAAGAAATTTTAAAGATAGCATTATCCAAAAAACTTCACCAGATACCAATAGTAGATGATAACGGAATAGTATTAGACTTAAAAGAGATAGAAGAGCTTGTTGAGCCAAAGATCAAGACAAACAAAGTCATTTTAATGGTAGGAGGTCTTGGTACTAGACTTAGACCACTTACGCAAGATACTCCAAAGCCGATGCTAAAGGTCGGAAACAAGCCGATACTTCAAACGATAGTTGAGAAATTTGCAGAGTATGGCTTTGTAAATATCACGATGTGTGTAAATTTTAATGCAGACATCATCAAGGACTATTTTGGTGACGGCAAAGAATTTGGAGTAAACATCGACTACATTTTAGAGCAAAAAAGAATGGGTACAGCAGGTGCTTTAAGTCTACTTAAAGAGCGACCAAACGAACCATTTTTTGTAATGAATGGCGATCTTCTTACAAATGTAAATTTCGAGCATATTTTTAACTACCACACACTAAATAAAGCGACGGCTACAATGTGTGTAAGAGAGTATGACTACGAAGTGCCTTATGGCGTTGTAAAAATGAATGACAACAAGATAGTAGAGATCTCAGAAAAACCGGTGCAGAAATTTTTCGTAAGTGCTGGGATATATATGCTCTCGCCTGAAATTTTAGATCTAATACCACAAAATGAGTTTTATGATATGCCTACGCTGTTTGAAAAGCTAATAAAATTAAGTAAAAATGTTATATCATTTCCGATCAGAGAATATTGGCTTGATATCGGACGTATTGAAGAATACCAAAAAGCAAATGAAGAATATAAAGAAGTTTTTTAA